Sequence from the Dethiosulfovibrio faecalis genome:
GACGAAGGTAGGGGATAGCTTTTATGATCCTCGTCGACCTTCATACCCATAGCAGCTGTTCGGACGGGACGGTTTCTCCGGATAAGCTCGCTAAATTGGCCCATAGATCCGGTATTTCGGTTGTAAGTCTTACGGATCACGATACAGTCGATGGGGTTCCCGTTTTTATGAGGGAATGTCGCAGGCTGGGGGTAAAGGCGCTCTCCGGTGTGGAGCTGTCTGCCGATTATCCTACCACAATGCATATATTGGGATACGGTTTCGACCTCGCCTTCCCCGAGCTGATGGAGGTACTGCAGGATCTGAGGGAACATAGAGAGAGACGCAACCTGGAGATCATCGACAGGCTTCACGACGTCGGGGTGGAGATTACTTTGGACGATGTCCTTTCCGAGACCCACGGTAACGTCGTCGCGAGGCCCCACGTGGCTAAGGCCATGATAAAAAAGGGTTATGCGTCTTCCATCTCCGAGTGTTTCCAGCGCTATCTCAAAAGGGGGATGCCCGGTTACGTCTCCCGGAAGAGGCTTTCTCCCGATATGTGCATCTCCTTGATAAAAAAAGCCGGTGGAGTGGCTTGTCTGGCCCATCCCATACAGACATCTCAGGATCCGGTGGAGTTGAGGTCTATATTGAAGGATCTGAAGGCCCTGGGACTGTGGGGGCTCGAGTGCATCTCCAGACATCATAATTCGGAGCAGATATTCAACTACATGAGGTTAGCCTCCGAGCTTGAATTGCACTGTACCGCCGGTTCCGATTTCCACGGATCCAATCGAGTAGGCGTATCCATGGGCATTCCCGTGGCCGAAGATTTTCTTCCTTGGGCACGCCTCGGAATCTCGCTTTAAATCAGTTCTCGGCTGTATAAAAAGGGGAGGGCCGTCGCCTTCCCCTTTCTCTATGCTATCATAGGGGACCGAGAGATAATGTCCTAGAGGGAGGATCACAGATGAAAATCGTCGATTTTAGAAGCGATACGGTAACCTGTCCCGGCGGTGAGATGCGAAAAGCCATCTTCGAGGCGCCGGTCGGAGATGCCGGGTACGACGACGATCCGTCGATCAACGAATTGGAGACTTTGGCTGCGGAACTCGTAGGACAGGAGGCCGCTTTGTTCATGTCCTCCGGGATAATGGGCAATATCGTGTCCACCATGACCCATTGTAGGAGGGGAGAGGCTGTCCTGGTAGGCGACAAGGCCCATATTTACAGATATGAAGGCGGCGGTTTTTCGGCCATAACCGGGGTGCTGCCTTACGTGCTGGACGATGAAGCCGGTGTTCCCTCTCCGGATAGCGTCAAAGACGCATGTCCGATCAGAAACGTCCATTTTGCCCAGCCGTCCCTTCTGTGTCTGGAGAACACCCATAACGACAGAGGCGGTCTTGCGGTTTCCCCGATAGAGTTCCAGAAGACCGTCGAGATGGGCCGTGATATGGGACTCGCGGTCCATCTCGACGGGGCGAGAATCTTCAACGCGGCAGCGGCGTGGGACGTGAACGTGAAGGAGTATACCTCATCGGTCGATTCGGTCCAGTTCTGTCTTTCCAAGGGATTGGGAGCTCCTATGGGCGCTATGCTTTGCGGATCGGAGGAGTTTGTCTCGAGGGCTAAGTTCGCAAGGAAGATGGTGGGCGGAGAGCTTCGACAGGCAGGTTTCATGGCCGCCGCAGGGATCTTTGCTTTGAGGAAAAACGTCGATCGCCTCGTAAAGGATCACGAGAACGCCTCGATAGCGGCGGATCTTCTATCTTCCGCCGGTCTTATGGTAGAGCTCGTGCCTGAGGGGACCAGAGCGACTAACATGATATATTTTCACCTCCCTGAATCCGGCCCGGATAGCGAAGAACTTTCCCGAAGATGTCTTGAGAAAGGCGTCCTTCTCAATGCGATGGAGCCAAGGCGGATAAGGCTGGTCACCCATCTTGACATGGACGAAAAGGATCTCCGTCGTGGTGTGGAGGCAATTCTGGAGGAGGTTAATAACTCTTGAGCCTGAAGAGGGAGGAAGTAGAGAGGATCGTTTTTTCCGTCGTGGAGAGGGCTCTCGAAGGCGGAGCCGCCATGGCGGACGTTGTCTACGGCGATTCGGTCTCCCGTTCCGTCTCTCTCAAGGATGGAACGGTGGAGAACGTCAGGAGTTCTCAATCCGGAGGCATCGGCCTCAGGGTGGTGGATTCGAGAGGTGCCCAGGGGCTTGCCAGCGTGAACTCCTTTGATCCCGACGGTATATCCCAGATGGTCTCGTGGGCTCTATCCAACTGCTTCCTGGGAGAACCCAACGATTCGGTGGATATGTCCAGGGAACAGCTTGATTTTGACGAGTCCGATCTGGATCTATGGGACGAGGAAATTCCCTGTCTTGCCAGGGACGATCGTCTTCAGAGGTGCCTGGAGATGCATAACAGGGCTTCCGATGTAGATGGAAGGATCCTGTCGATCCGTAGTTCGTCATGGAGTGACGGATACGGCGAATCCTTCTACGCCAATTCCTTCGGTGTCTCTAGGTGGCATAGGGGAACCCTCGTGTCCGCCGGTATGTCCCTCGTGACGGAGGACGGAGATTCGATGGAGATGGGCGGTTTCGGAGACGAGAGGAGGCACCTTGAGGATCTGGATCATCTGCATATAGCCGATCGTGCTGTCGCTGAATCGATTCGCACCCTTGGGGGAAAGCCTCTTCCGACGGGGGTGTACGATCTCGTGCTGTCTCCCGATGCAGCCTCTTCCCTTCTGTATGCCATGTCGGATATTTTTTTCGCTTCGTCGGTACAGAAGAGTCGATCTCTCTTGAGAGATCGACTCGGATCCAAGGTGGGAGCCTCCTGCCTCAATCTGGTGGACGACGGAAGGCTCGTAAGGGGTATTGGATCGTCCGCGGCGGATGGAGAGGGTGTTCCATGCGGAAAAACCTCGCTCTTGAGGCAGGGACGGTTGGAGTCCTTTCTCTACAGTCTGGAATACGCCAAGAAAGCGGGAGTTTCCTCCACAGGGAACGGTTTCCGAGGGGTGGCTACCGTTCCGGATGTGGATTTATCGAACATGTATCTGGAGCCGGATCTTTCTGCTCCCTCCTCCTTGATCTCCATGGTCTCGAAGGGACTCTACGTTTCCGAACTCATGGGACTTCATACGGTCAACTCCGTGACGGGGGATTTCTCCCTCGGAGCGAAGGGCACGGCCATAGAGTCGGGGGGGCTGCAGGGCCCCGTCTCGGGGGTAACTGTAGCGGGCAATCTTATCGATCTTTTGATGAAGGTATCCGCGGTAGGGAAGGACCTTACCTTTTTCGGAGACGTAGGTTCTCCTTCTCTGGTGGTCAGAGATGTCACGTTGGCTGGGTCCTAAAATACTGATCACGGTCCTTTGCGTCTTCCTTTTGGCTGGGAACGCCTGGGCCGGATGGATGCTCTCCGAAAACGGAAAACCCGTGGGAGATATCCCCGTCAGAGAGCAGGGGGCCGACGTGTTCGTGTCCATAGGAGAGATGGCTCGCCAACTGGAATGTTATCCCAAGACCCTCAACGACGGCCTGCTCGTCAGAAAGGGCTCGGCCAGTATCCAGGTGGTTCCGAACGCCGCCGCCGTCTGGCTGGGATACGAGATAATACCACTTCGTCGAAAGGCTTTTCTGGCCGACCAAAGATGGTGGATGGATTCAGAGTCGGCTCTTTTGGTTATGGAAAAGCTCCTGACCAAATCAGGGGAGAAGGTGCGGCTTAAATGGAACGGCGTCGGGAACGGCGGTTCCACTCCGTCCGAAGAGCCCCTGCCTGTGTCGGTAAAACCAGTTGAGCCGGAGCCCCGTCCGTTCGGTGGAAGTGGTTCCGTGGGGAACATCTCCGTGAGGTGGGGGAACCACGAGGATCGGGTCAGGATGGTCTTGGAGTATTCTGGAAAACTCAGCTATAGAGAAATTCCTGGAGGGGTAGAGCTCGAGACCGACGGCAGAATAGCGACTGTCTCTCCCGACCCTTCAGTATCGGTGAAAACAGTCAGTTCCAAAGGACGATGGCGTCTGTCCGCCGTCGCCTCCGGATGGGTCAGTAAGTCCTTCGAGTTGGAGTCTCCCAGGCGTCTGGTGATCGATTTCATGCGCCCCTCCTCCTCGGTGGCACCGGAAAAACCGGTTCCGGCCAGTCCGAAACCGGCTCCGATTTCCCACAAAAAGCCGGCCCGTAAGGGGAAACCCCTGGTGGTAATAGACGCGGGACACGGAGGGAAGGATCCAGGCGCAGTAGCCAACGGCTACAGAGAAAAGATCGTTGCCCTTCAGATAGCGAAGAGACTGGCCTCCCACGTCAGGGCTTTGGGAATGGATGCCAGGTTGACAAGGGATGATGACAGATATCTGAAGCTCAACACCAGGACCACCCTTGCTAATCGATGGGATGCCGACGCCTTTGTCAGCGTGCATCTGAACGCTCTGCCCAAGGGCCGTCATGCCAAGGGTGTTGAGATATATATCATGGCTTTGCCTACCGATAAAGACGCAATGGCCCTGGCAAAGATAGAAAATGCGGAGATCGCCAATGGATCAAACGGTAACGGAGGAGACAAGACCGATATTTTGCTGAGCATTCTCGGCGATATGCAGCAGAATAACAAGATTCAGGAGAGCACCAGCTTCGCCGAGGCTCTTTTCTCCTCGGGTAAAAACGGAGGGTTACCGATGAGACGGGTCGCGCAGGCTCCTTTCTACGTTCTCAGAGGGGCGGCTATGCCTGCCGTGTTGGTAGAAACGGGGTTTATCTCGGAAAAATCGGAAGCCAAGCTTCTGGCCAATCCCTCCTACCAGGAAAAGTTGGCCAAGGCCCTGGCTAAAGGAATAGCGGCATATCTGAAATGAAAAGGGGGCGGTTTTATGAGAGACGACGATAGAGTTCGCCGCTCTAATCGAAGGAGCCGACTGGATAGGGATCGAGAAAACTCCGGTGGAATCGTGAAATGGGTAATTCGTCTGATAGCCTGGGGGGCCGTCGCTTCCATATTCTTCTGTATGGGGTATCTATCCTCGGGGTGGCTCCTGAACTATCTGGATGGTCGGGGAATGGGAGGTCAGCCCGATGTGGTGGCCTCCAAGGAACAGGCGGAGCAGCTGTTGGATTCATCCTCCGGAGATGGTGTTCAGACCCTGGTAGACATGGGGCGCCACGTGGCTTTCCCCATATATGTACCGGACGGCAAGGGCGGATTGGTTAAGAGAGAGGTCAAGATAGTGTCCGGACTAATGGAGGATGACCTTTCGAAGGTCGTAAACGCTCTCTTGGAGGGACTGGTCGAGAAAAAAGTGTTGGCCTCGGACGTGGGGTTGCTTCATGTCTTCCGGGATGGGGAGACTCTTTTCATGGATTTCAACGATCTGTTTAAGGTGGCTCTTTCCAAGATGTCCGTCTCTGAGGGAAACCTGCTCATGACCGGCATAGTCCGCTCGGTGGTAGAGAATTTCATGCCTGTGACGAGAGTTCAGTTCATGGTGGAGGGTAAAATCGAGAAATCCGCTGGAGAGGTCCCATTGTCTATGCCGTGGGAGCTCAGACGGAAGGGTTGATTTCGTAAGGTGATCGAGGGGCTTTAAGGATGGCGAAGAACTGCGTTGTGGAAAGTAGGATGGATGGCAGATCCGGCTACGATATGAGGGAGGTCTCCTTCCAGAGAGGTTTCTCCTGTTACGCCGAGGGGTCCTGCCTTGTCTCTTTCGGAAAGACAAAGGTGCTGTGTACCGCTTCGGTAGAGGAAAAGGTTCCCCCTTTTTTAAGGGGGTCCGATAGGGGATGGGTCACGGCGGAATACTCTCTGTTACCAAGATCGACCTCCACTCGAGTGTCACGGGATATCTCCAGGGGAAAGTTGAACGGCAGAAGCAGTGAGATCCAGAGACTGGTGGGCCGGTCCCTGAGGGCCGCCGTAGATATGGAGTCGCTGGGGGAGAGGACCATCTGGATAGATTGCGACGTCCTCCAGGCCGACGGAGGGACGAGATCCGCTGCCGTGACCGGAGGATTCGTGGCCTTGGTGGACGCTCTGCGTTATCTGTGGAGAAGCGGCAAGCTGAACTCGATTCCTCTCAGGTCCTACGTGGCTGCCGTAAGCGTAGGGAAGATCTCCGGTAAACTTCTGACCGATCTGTGTTACGACGAGGATAGTCGTGCCGAGGTCGACATGAACGTCGTCATGGACGGTCTAGGACGTCTTATAGAGATACAGGGCACCGGCGAGAAGGATACTTTTTCTCGGGATGAGATGAACGGTATGCTGGACTTGGCGTCTAAATCGGTGGAAGAGCTGATAGCCCTTCAGGAGAGGGCTTTGGAGATGGACGGAGAGGAGATGGAAGCGATTGCGTCTTCGTAGGATAGTAATAGCCAGCGGCAACAGACATAAGTTCGAGGAGTTTCGAGATCTTCTAGCTCCTCTCGGAGTCGAGTTGCTTTTCGGAAGGGACATTTCGTCGCTTGACGTCGAGGAGACGGGGTCTTCCTTTCTGGAAAACGCCTCGTTGAAGGCCAGATCGTGGGCTGAGGAAACCGGGTTTCCCGCTCTTGCCGACGACAGCGGCATAGAGGTGAACGCCCTTGACGGGAGGCCAGGCATATATTCCGCCAGGGTAGCCTCGGACGACGAAGGCTGTCGTAACTGGCTCTTGGAGTCTCTTCAGGGCAAAACCGACAGAGGCGCCAGATACACTGCCGCTTTAGTCTTGGCCTTCCCAGACGGTAAACTATGGTCGGTGGAGGGGCACTGTTACGGCATCGTTGCCCAGGAACCCAGGGGGGCCAACGGTTTCGGCTACGATCCCATATTCGTTCCGGAAGGTTACGATATGACCTTCGGCGAGCTGGACCCGTCGATAAAGGCTCGCATATCTCATAGAGCCAAAGCGAGTGCGAGTTTTTTAAAGTGGCTTGCTTCGGGCGAAAATATGGTACAATAACCCGGCTATGACCTGGGATTTTCAACCTATCGGGAGGTGCAGAGGATGAAAACCACATTGGCTATCGTCCACATATTACTCTGCCTTGTGCTTATGGCGGTCGTTCTGATGCAGCATAGGAAACAGGGCGGATTCGGCGGGATCTTCGGAGGCGGCAGTCAGGCCGACATGGGATCCAACCAGTGGCAACGTTTCACCGGATTGACTAAAATAACCGTGGTCGTCACCACTCTCTTCATGGTGACCTCGGTCGCTTTGGTTATACTCTAGGTCCACGGGATATGGGCGATCGGGGCATATCCCGGCTCCGGGACGTAGCCGGTCTTTCCGTGAACAGGGATAGATTGGCCAGCGCGACCCACGAGGAGATACTAAAGGGAGAGACCACTGACATCTACTTCGTCAAAACCAGAGATGTCCTTGCGGCTGGAGGAATGTTGGACACCCCGGTTGTCGCGGAGATCTTTACCAGAAAACCCGGTATCTTCGCCGGGCTTTCGGAGATGCTGCGGCTTCTGGAGGGGCAGGACCTGGAGATCTACTCACTTCAAGAGGGGGATGCCTTCGACTCTCGTGAGGTCCTCGTGAGGGTTCACGGTTCCTATGGTTCCTTCGGGATGTTGGAGACGGTTTATCTAGGGATGTTGGCTAGCTCCACTGCCTGGGCGACCGCAGCCAGGGAATGCGTCGATGCCGCCGAGGGAAAGCCGGTGCTCTGTTTTGGAGCCAGGCACGTCCACCCGGCAGTTGCTCCTGTGATGGAGAAGGTTGCGGTCACTGTAGGGGGCTGTAAGGCAGCCAGCTGCATACTGGGAGCCAAGCTGGCCGGTATGGAGCCCTCCGGAACCGTGCCCCACGCTGCCATACTCATAGCGGGAGATACCGTTAAGTTGGCGAAACTGTACGATGGAACCCTTTCTTCCGAGGAACCGAGGCTCGTATTGGTCGACACATTTAAGGACGAGACAGAGGAAGCTCTGAGGGTCGCGAAGGCTCTTGAAGGGCGTCTTTCCGGGGTCCGTCTGGATACCCCGGGAGAGAGAGGCGGAGTCACTCCTGAGCTCGTAAAAGAGCTCAGATGGAGGCTGGACAAGGCGGGATTTCCCGACGTATCCATAGTTGCCTCCGGTGGGCTCAATCCGGACAGGATAAGGGTTCTCTCCAAGGCGGGGGTGGATTCTTTCGGGGTGGGGAGCTATATCTCCAATCCCTCTCCGATGGACATGACAATGG
This genomic interval carries:
- a CDS encoding PHP domain-containing protein, with translation MILVDLHTHSSCSDGTVSPDKLAKLAHRSGISVVSLTDHDTVDGVPVFMRECRRLGVKALSGVELSADYPTTMHILGYGFDLAFPELMEVLQDLREHRERRNLEIIDRLHDVGVEITLDDVLSETHGNVVARPHVAKAMIKKGYASSISECFQRYLKRGMPGYVSRKRLSPDMCISLIKKAGGVACLAHPIQTSQDPVELRSILKDLKALGLWGLECISRHHNSEQIFNYMRLASELELHCTAGSDFHGSNRVGVSMGIPVAEDFLPWARLGISL
- a CDS encoding threonine aldolase family protein; this translates as MKIVDFRSDTVTCPGGEMRKAIFEAPVGDAGYDDDPSINELETLAAELVGQEAALFMSSGIMGNIVSTMTHCRRGEAVLVGDKAHIYRYEGGGFSAITGVLPYVLDDEAGVPSPDSVKDACPIRNVHFAQPSLLCLENTHNDRGGLAVSPIEFQKTVEMGRDMGLAVHLDGARIFNAAAAWDVNVKEYTSSVDSVQFCLSKGLGAPMGAMLCGSEEFVSRAKFARKMVGGELRQAGFMAAAGIFALRKNVDRLVKDHENASIAADLLSSAGLMVELVPEGTRATNMIYFHLPESGPDSEELSRRCLEKGVLLNAMEPRRIRLVTHLDMDEKDLRRGVEAILEEVNNS
- a CDS encoding TldD/PmbA family protein, with translation MSLKREEVERIVFSVVERALEGGAAMADVVYGDSVSRSVSLKDGTVENVRSSQSGGIGLRVVDSRGAQGLASVNSFDPDGISQMVSWALSNCFLGEPNDSVDMSREQLDFDESDLDLWDEEIPCLARDDRLQRCLEMHNRASDVDGRILSIRSSSWSDGYGESFYANSFGVSRWHRGTLVSAGMSLVTEDGDSMEMGGFGDERRHLEDLDHLHIADRAVAESIRTLGGKPLPTGVYDLVLSPDAASSLLYAMSDIFFASSVQKSRSLLRDRLGSKVGASCLNLVDDGRLVRGIGSSAADGEGVPCGKTSLLRQGRLESFLYSLEYAKKAGVSSTGNGFRGVATVPDVDLSNMYLEPDLSAPSSLISMVSKGLYVSELMGLHTVNSVTGDFSLGAKGTAIESGGLQGPVSGVTVAGNLIDLLMKVSAVGKDLTFFGDVGSPSLVVRDVTLAGS
- a CDS encoding N-acetylmuramoyl-L-alanine amidase family protein; amino-acid sequence: MSRWLGPKILITVLCVFLLAGNAWAGWMLSENGKPVGDIPVREQGADVFVSIGEMARQLECYPKTLNDGLLVRKGSASIQVVPNAAAVWLGYEIIPLRRKAFLADQRWWMDSESALLVMEKLLTKSGEKVRLKWNGVGNGGSTPSEEPLPVSVKPVEPEPRPFGGSGSVGNISVRWGNHEDRVRMVLEYSGKLSYREIPGGVELETDGRIATVSPDPSVSVKTVSSKGRWRLSAVASGWVSKSFELESPRRLVIDFMRPSSSVAPEKPVPASPKPAPISHKKPARKGKPLVVIDAGHGGKDPGAVANGYREKIVALQIAKRLASHVRALGMDARLTRDDDRYLKLNTRTTLANRWDADAFVSVHLNALPKGRHAKGVEIYIMALPTDKDAMALAKIENAEIANGSNGNGGDKTDILLSILGDMQQNNKIQESTSFAEALFSSGKNGGLPMRRVAQAPFYVLRGAAMPAVLVETGFISEKSEAKLLANPSYQEKLAKALAKGIAAYLK
- a CDS encoding GerMN domain-containing protein, which produces MRDDDRVRRSNRRSRLDRDRENSGGIVKWVIRLIAWGAVASIFFCMGYLSSGWLLNYLDGRGMGGQPDVVASKEQAEQLLDSSSGDGVQTLVDMGRHVAFPIYVPDGKGGLVKREVKIVSGLMEDDLSKVVNALLEGLVEKKVLASDVGLLHVFRDGETLFMDFNDLFKVALSKMSVSEGNLLMTGIVRSVVENFMPVTRVQFMVEGKIEKSAGEVPLSMPWELRRKG
- the rph gene encoding ribonuclease PH produces the protein MAKNCVVESRMDGRSGYDMREVSFQRGFSCYAEGSCLVSFGKTKVLCTASVEEKVPPFLRGSDRGWVTAEYSLLPRSTSTRVSRDISRGKLNGRSSEIQRLVGRSLRAAVDMESLGERTIWIDCDVLQADGGTRSAAVTGGFVALVDALRYLWRSGKLNSIPLRSYVAAVSVGKISGKLLTDLCYDEDSRAEVDMNVVMDGLGRLIEIQGTGEKDTFSRDEMNGMLDLASKSVEELIALQERALEMDGEEMEAIASS
- the rdgB gene encoding RdgB/HAM1 family non-canonical purine NTP pyrophosphatase, which encodes MRLRRIVIASGNRHKFEEFRDLLAPLGVELLFGRDISSLDVEETGSSFLENASLKARSWAEETGFPALADDSGIEVNALDGRPGIYSARVASDDEGCRNWLLESLQGKTDRGARYTAALVLAFPDGKLWSVEGHCYGIVAQEPRGANGFGYDPIFVPEGYDMTFGELDPSIKARISHRAKASASFLKWLASGENMVQ
- the secG gene encoding preprotein translocase subunit SecG, with protein sequence MKTTLAIVHILLCLVLMAVVLMQHRKQGGFGGIFGGGSQADMGSNQWQRFTGLTKITVVVTTLFMVTSVALVIL
- a CDS encoding nicotinate phosphoribosyltransferase; the protein is MGDRGISRLRDVAGLSVNRDRLASATHEEILKGETTDIYFVKTRDVLAAGGMLDTPVVAEIFTRKPGIFAGLSEMLRLLEGQDLEIYSLQEGDAFDSREVLVRVHGSYGSFGMLETVYLGMLASSTAWATAARECVDAAEGKPVLCFGARHVHPAVAPVMEKVAVTVGGCKAASCILGAKLAGMEPSGTVPHAAILIAGDTVKLAKLYDGTLSSEEPRLVLVDTFKDETEEALRVAKALEGRLSGVRLDTPGERGGVTPELVKELRWRLDKAGFPDVSIVASGGLNPDRIRVLSKAGVDSFGVGSYISNPSPMDMTMDIKEVDGVPIAKRGRLPGIMNSPRLKRVL